GGAAATGGCTCTCTGACTTTTTTCAGAGAGTCCTTTTTACACAAGAATACGGACTCAACTTCCGACAATGCGCAAAGCCTCCAGAATTTCTGCGTCGCCAATCTTTCCTTGAATCGACGCGAGGATCTTGAGGTTTTCGTACGCGGAAAGGGATCCGATAAACCCGGGTTTTTCAATCAACGCGCCGAGGTGCGGGGGAAAACGTCTTTCGCGAACCACCGCAAAATTGCCAACCCAGATCTCGCCTTGTTGGGGAATGATCAGACCGGCAATGCACTTGAACAGCATGCTTTTTCCCGACCCATTGCGGCCGACGATGCCGACCACCTCACCGGGGTAGGCTTCGAATGAGACATTCTTCAGGATCGGTTCGTTTTTCAAGGTGAGGGAAATCGCGTCGACTTTTAGAAAAGGGGATGTCACTGGTACTCACTCCCTCGTCTTGTGATTGTTGTGGGGGTTGTTTTCCCGATCATCATCCCGATCATGAGAACAAGTAGCCCG
This sequence is a window from Calditerricola satsumensis. Protein-coding genes within it:
- a CDS encoding ABC transporter ATP-binding protein; amino-acid sequence: MKNEPILKNVSFEAYPGEVVGIVGRNGSGKSMLFKCIAGLIIPQQGEIWVGNFAVVRERRFPPHLGALIEKPGFIGSLSAYENLKILASIQGKIGDAEILEALRIVGS